The genomic segment GGGTGAGATCGACGGTGAAGGTTACAGATTTGCGGTCGTGATCGATGCCGGATCGACTGGTTCACGCGTCCACGTGTTTAGATTCGAAGTtggcgctcgtggcgagctcgtcctcaTCGATGATACATTCGAACAGCTCAAGCCGGGCCTCAGCTCGTTTGCGAAGGAGCCTGAAAAGGGAGCAGCGAGCCTCAAGCCCCTACTTGCCACCGCCCTGGAGACAGTCCCAGCAGCACAGCGTGCCAGCACATCGGTGGAAGTACGAGCCACAGCTGGACTTCGCATGCTGCCTGGCAGCGAGGCTGATAATCTCCTTGAAGCGGTTCTAATTTCACTCGACGAGTATCCGTTTGCTTTCGATAAGGATTCCGTCAGCATACTGgatggcgccgaggagggagCGTTCCAGTGGTTGACTATGAACTATCTCCTTGGCAACCTCAGAGGAGGCATCGAAAATACAGTGGCCACTGTCGATCTTGGTGGTGGCAGCGTGCAGCTCGCCTACGCTGCAGAGCCGGTACACGCTCAGAATGCGCCACCAGGGTACTTCAAAGAAATGAAGAGTGGCAGCAACACATATAGTGTCTATGTTTACAGCCACCTCGGATACGGCCTTATggcagcgcgcgccgccgtgcttGGCAAAGCGGAAGGAAAGGCGAGCCCGTGCGTTCCCGCGGGACATGACGGCGAGTACATCTATGGGGGCAAGACGCATCGTGTTAAGGGTGGCAAAGCGGCCGACGCACTTGCATGCAAGTCTGTTGTGGATGAGGTCCTTGCACCTGAGAAAGATTgtggcgcgcacgcgcagaAGGACTGCAGCTTCAACGGTGTTTGGGACGGATCCCGTGGTGCTGGAGCGAGTACATTCTACCTATCCTCCTATCTCTTCGATCGCGTCAGTCAGGCTGGTCTTGTAGACCCAGGAAAACCAAGCGGAGATACCACACCAAAGAAGATACTTGCCGCTGCGAAAAAGGCATGCTCTCTCTCCCCCGAGCAGGTGCTTCAAGAATTCAAGGGCGTGGAAGAGAAAGATGCGCCGTATTACTGTCATGATTTGTCGTACGCTCACTCCCTCCTCACCGTGGGTTATAAGCTTGCAGAATCTGGGCAGGTAACTTTGGTAAAGCAGGTAACATACAAGGATCAAAGGGTGGAAGCCGCATGGCCCCTTGGTGCAGCGCTCAACAGCTTATCTTCGGCGTGAGCGATTAGATGCGCAATATGATTTTACTTTATAAGTGTTATAGCCTAGGTATGGTGAACTAAAAACAACGTACAAATACAGCTGCGTGACTTAAATTCGTCTCCCCTCTCAACCTCCCTGCCCAatgtcgccgcggcgaacaaaGTTGACAATAGTCAAGTCGTCATCGGTGAGAGTCTTTCCACTGATGAAGTTTGGTGTGTTCCTTCCTCCCAACATGATGTCGGCCTCGTCCAAAGCAGCGTTTGGAGGAAACATACTTCCCCTTGCGGGCTCGCGGAAAGACACGATGGCCTCGCTCAACATCATTCCGTTTGCCTCGCCAGTTCCGGTATTTGTGAGACCGGCGTACCCCGTGGGccccggggaggaggagagaGGAATCTGGTCTGCAAGGTCACTGTCCAGAAGACCAGGCAGACCGATTGTGCTCTCTTCCATCGCCTCGTGTCGCGTCTTCTTAGCCGCGGCCTGTGTCCTCTGGGTTTCGCTTCTGCGTTTGTTATCAGCAGCGGGGCTGTCCCTCGTAGCGGTCTTTGGAGCCGTGTCCTTCTTGCCAGTTGGAATAGGTTGGGTGGCATCCTTCAGCAGAGAGGCTGGGAGTTCAATTGGCGGAGGAATGTTCACGGGGGAAATCCTCGCGGGTGCCGGGGGTAGCGAGCCACCAGCCTTAGAGATCTGCTTTCGAAGCGCAGTGTTCTCCTCATACAGGTTATCGACGTGCTTCTGAACCTTCTCCAGCTCTGCGCGCAAGGTCGCGCTCTCGCGGACAAGTTCCTGGGCTTTGCTGGACAGCAGCTCGCTCTCCTCTTTTTTCCTCTGCTtcgatctcctcgcggaCTCGCGATTTGCTTCTTTCCTTCTCTGAGTTTTTATGTCACGATCCTTCATGGCGACGCTCATCTCCTGGGAGGCACCGCCGCTCTGCACAGCCGCGTTTGAGCCCTCCCCGAAGGAAGGGTACCAGTACGGCTGGTTCGATGACACTCCGGCATACGCAAGCTGCTGCTGGTAAGCTTGGGCGCCGTACCCGGTGTCAGCGTACTGCTGCTGCGTGTTCGCATCCTGATAGTAGTATCCCTGCGCGCGAGAAAGTGGAATATTGCGTGAGTGAGTGATGTGAGTGGGTGCAGCGAGCTGCGACCCGGAAGAGCAGAAGAAATGACAGCGACTTGTCAAAAACACGTGGGAGACGAGGGGGAAAGGGGAGCTCACCTGTTGTGCGTATCCACCGACACCCTGCTGAGCGTAAGTATTACCAgaggcacccgcgccgccgttgtaTCTGTCGTCCACTCCCGTCGCGGTCTGTCGCTGCTGCTCGTGTTTTGGCATCCTCGCGGATAGATTTTGGTTTTGCTGCTGCTTCCGTTGCATGTCGCGCTGAAACGACGTCACTTCGCTGGCGAACTCCGCGCGAACTGAGCACTCGAGGTTACGCGGCGCTACTCGACCTTACTTTATGCGTTCTCTCCCGTTCGTCGCTCGCAGTCGCCGAACTCCGAACGCGTTCTCACTCGCGAGAGATGAAGATAGAACGCGCGCCTGAATCACTTCCCGCGAAGACGCGTTCGTAAAAGACGATGTTCTATcctgctcgagctgctcgatgggactccgcgggcgcgaaaACGGCCTCGGTCGCACTAAGCGGGTTCGTGTGCGCACAGACGCGGTCTTTCGTGGTCTTCCTTAGCACCTTACGCGCGCAGGGGTCTGCGCAATTGGCGCGCTCAGGCTCCCCGTTTTCGACGGTTCAAGGAACAGAAAAAATCTAAGACGAAGTTTTATCCCAGCTGATAACGAGTGCCACTCGTTGCGCAGGATCGAGATACACGCGAGCCAATCATAGGAGCCAGTCAGCATCCAGTCAGCCAATCGCTTGGCTGGAGAGGAAGATATTTTACCTTCGTGACAAAAAAGTTCCTGGAAAATATGGTTTGACGTCAAAATCTGGACACAGAAGATCAGTCAGAACGCGTGGCCAAAAATCCGGTTTGGCTGGGGCAAAACTCTCAAACTGGTGCTCATAATACGAAGGTGAGCCCAAAATTTTGCATCTCAAATTTTGGCTCGTCGGCGATTCTCAACACCCAGTTGAAAAAAAGGCCGCGGCTTTCACGGCCCGGGTTTGTCGCCTGGGGAAAAAGAGCACCAATCCTCGGCAGTGTGCGTCGCGCGTGCGTGCGGAACGAGACAGAGGCCTCGAGCCTTGTATGCGAATTGCCCAGAGACGGCAGTCGCAACATCACAGTAACGCAAACGAGTCGCACCGAAGCGCCCTCGAGggcagcgccgacgccgagctccttcgGCACCCGGCAAGGCCAGGAAATacccgcggcgcgttggacgacggcgagtcaCCCGACACGCGACGAGTCAAAATGGTTCGCAGGACCGCGATTTGTGCCATCGCTGCGATCGTTGTTCTCGCCACGGTCACGACGGTGAGCGGCCAGACCGTAGATGCCTGCCAGACGCGTTCGACACCCATCGGCGTGTCCATCACGGAGACGACTGCGGATGGGGAGTCGAACACCTTCCTCGGCTTGCTCGCGTTCTtcggcggtgccgtcggcgagagCGAAACTGCTCCGATGCATCTTGCGGTAGCTTCAGATAAGTACGGGTGCAAACCGATAGCACAGACTACGGACAAGGCGGTGCTCGTTTGGAGAGGGGGCTGCACGTTTGGcgagaaggctgccgcggtgGAAGCGGCTGGTGGGGCTGCGATGATCGTTGTCACTGACGAAGCCGAGCTCACGCCGATGTCTTGCGTCGGCAACTCGACCGTCTCCATCCCCGTCATGCAGGTTCTCGCGCAGGATGGTGATCAACTGAAATCCGGCGCAGCCAAAGGGGCGAGCGTCACCTTCAAAGAGCTCAAGCTCAAGGGATCCGTGGATCTGGTCGCATCGTTTGCGCTGCTAGCGATGGCGTCACTGACCATCGTGTTTGGTGCCATATGGTCTCTTTCGGATCAAGGATTTCTGTTTAAACCAAAGTCAGACGATGATGCAAGTCAAGGCagtggcggcggacgcgaaggtTCCGGAGGTGGGATCGAGGGACTTGAGATCACCGAGATGAGCGCGGCATACTTTGTCGTTTTCGCGTCCATCGTGCTCCTCGTGATTTTCTTCACGATGCAGCACTGGGTGTTCCTCATCATCAAGGGTGTTTTCTGCTTCGCTGCGGTGCAGGGGTTGCAAGCTCTTTTCTTCGCCGTGTTTGAATCGGGTTTCAAGGCGCTCTCGAAAGACATTGATATCCCCGTCTTTGGAACTGTGAACCAACTCTCTGTGCCGAGTGTTGCCTGTGCTGTTGTGGTGGTGCTCGTGTGGCTACTCAACCAGGATGCAACCTGGGCCTGGATGCTTCAAGATATCATGGGTATGTCGTTTCTGGTCAATGTTCTACGACTCGTTCACCTGCCAAACCTCAAGGTCGGCGCTCTCCTTCTTGTGGGTGCAATGTGCTACGATATCTTCTGGGTTTACATCCAACCTCATTTATTTGGCCGTGAGAGCGTCATGGTGAAGGTTGCAAAGGGAGGTGAGCAACACGAGTCGTTGCCGATGTTGTTCCTCTTTCCGAGGCTAGGAGGAAACGTCGGCGACTTCTCGATGCTCGGCTACGGTGACGTTATTCTGCCGGGTCTGTTGATTGTTCACAACCACCTCTTTGATAACCGGTACAACGAGTCGAGCAAGCCTCGCCTGGCGTACCTGGTGCCATCTATTGTGGCGTACGTCGCTGGTCTGCTGCTGACGTTCCTGGCGCTGCATCTGCAGGTCGGTGGTCAGGGAGGACAGCCTGCTCTTTGCTATCTGGTGCCGACCGTGCTCGGAGGCACCGTGGCTTATGCTCACTTCAGGGGAGACCTGAAAGAGATGTGGGTCGGATCGCAAGATGATGGCAACGACCCGGACGGTGAGGGGGAGCGGCTCATCGGGACCGGATCCACGAACAGCAGTGCCGTGTGAAAAAGTCCCGAAACTTAAATTTGGGCATGCGAAGTGTGTACAATGAGATTCCCCTATTAGCTACTCTAGCTAGGCGCTAAGAACTAAGTGTTGTTGTCATCCCATAGGAGTCGACTACCTCGACGAGGTGTTTGTTCTCTTCCTTCGACCACGACCCGCCCGAGGAATGAAGTCACAAAGCTTGCAGGGTTTGTCATCTCCTCTTGCCTTCTCCGATGGTAGTGCACACGCCGGACAACTTGAGACGCCCTGATAGATGCAAACGACCGAGGTCAGGATGTGTTCAGAACCCCACGGAGAAGACGAGGCAAGAGCGGAATGTAGTGGCTGCTGGAGATTAGGTGGAGACCGACCTTAAATATTCCACGCGGAAGGTTATGCTTCTTTGCGACGACGTGTGCGGTGTTCATCAATTCAGCGGCTAGCCTGGGTAATTCATCCGCCATCTTTCGGGCAGCCTCCTGTAGATAGGCGCAACGTCGTGATGGAGCGCTCGTGAGCTCTGCTcccgaggagcccgaggtTTTAGCCCTCAAACTCTGCCTCGGTGCTGCTTTCATGCCTCACTAGCGACCTCGAACCGCGGGTAGGAGCGAGTATCTTGCTATATACGACTAAAACTTGTCCATGCGAATATGCTGAAGACTTTGTGGCTCTTCAGGTCCTTGCTGCCGCGATGGCTCTGCGGTGTGCAGGATTTCGTTGGAACCAAGAATTGCCGACGGCAGAAGAGGACGTGCAGATTCTCGAGCCCACCGATAGGGTCTCGTTTTATTCCCGGTGCACCGGCCGTCGAAATCGGACCGAAAGCAAATTTCTCAGTGAGCAAAATGACCCCAAATAGAAATACGAATTTGCAGTTTTAACGGCAAATACGTTTTGCCCATAAAAAACATTTTTATGGCTCGCAGCGCGCTGCAGCATTCATGATGGTCAAAATCGGGCTCCAGACTAAATACCCATACGATGTCAAAATTTTGCTTTCGGTCCAATTTCACCGGCCGGTGCACCGGGAATAAAATGAGACCTAACCGAAATTGCTGCTGCTGTCGATGCCGGGGAAAATGAAGAAGAAATGTGTCGAATTCAAAGTGAAAACACCACGAATTTCATTGTTAGTCTGAACTTTGGGTTACCCTGCGAGTGCGACACGATATGGTTGTCCAAGAGCCCGGGTTCGTGCGTGGGTATGCGTATCTGTTTCGTAAGTACCTCATCGATAATCCCATCGCGCATCGTCTGCTCGCAGAACGGGCCTTAGCCTCCTCCTTTTCCGCAACGAAGTCGGCACGGGGGCAAAGCGACATTCTCCCCCGACCTTAGTCGTGGGCACTCGACTGACGCGCCATGCACTTCTTCACTGTCTTTAGTGACCCAGGTGATGTCTAGATTGCTACCATTCGTGGTTAACATCATGGTGGCTCGAAGACTGACGCCAGAGGAGTACGGCGTTCCAACGGTGAGGCTCAAGCCTAGAGTGGTCCTCTCATCTGTGATCGATCAACGAGTACACCAACCGGCGGATGTTCCTCTCATGAATTGCGAATGTTCATAAAGTGACGCCTCAAGCTTCTCCGCAGGTTCACTTCCAGCTCATCTCCACCATCATACTCACTTGTCGAGAGGTAAGTTGTTCTCCTCGTGTCTTTGTCCGGGGAAGCTGAGAGAAATGGAACTGATTGCGTTCTCCAACCAAGGGCTTCCGGCGTGCACTGATGCGAGATGCTGGCTCGGGCACGGCTGATGGTGATGTCACAGACGCAAGCCAAGGTGATATTCAATCGTTTTGTTCATTCGAACCGGGATCCAATCTGATCCAATCTTTCCACCTGAATATCAATATCAGAGGCAGCCGGTTGGCTTGTGATCCCGATAGGAGCGGCTCTGTCTGCAGGGGTTCCGTGTGCGGTTCTACGGCTCGGTGGGCTCGACATGGTAAGAATAGTTGAAAAGATGCACATGTGCATCGTTATTCTTCCCTCCAGCCAACTCACGGGCATCACAATCCACGCATCTGCAGGATAACCCATATGCCCAAGCTGTGGCCTCCTACGGGTTCTCAGCCTTTTTGGTAAGCAAATACCTTCGTGCATATTAGCGGAAAACATTCCCGGGACGCCGAAATGCTAAGAGCAATTCATGAATTTTCAGGAATTGTTGGCGGAACCATTTTATATTCGAGCTCAGCGTAGGTCGAGATTTCGTCTGCGATTTGTCACTGAGACGGTGGCGACTATTCTACGCAGTCTCGTGACATTTTATTTTGTGAATTTCACGGAACATCACGTCTCACTCGGATTTGCTTATGGTCAGCTTGCATACGGAGTGACAATTTTGATTTGTTACGCAATCGCACAGCTTGACTTCGCTTACTTCGGGTGTGCGCTTTTCCTCGGGAAAACATCGGTGAAGTGGGGAGGAACACTACGGCTCGTGCAGACCTTTTCAACACAAGCCCTGTTGAAGTTGTTCCTTGCCGAAGGGGAAAAGGGCGTGTTGCTCTTGGTCGGGAATGCAGATTCGCAGGGGGTTTATGGATTAGTTTCTTCGCTGGGGTCGCTGTTCGTACGGATCGTGCTACAGCCATTTGAGGAAATCGCATTCGTCGCGTTTTCAAAAAAGCTTGATTCGCAAACGACAAAGCGAAAGAAAATTGAGAATGAAGCGAAAGTGTTTGCGACTCTGATGAGGGTTTCTGGGATGCTCGGTCTTCTTGTGGCTGTGCATGGTCCGCTTTACTCAGAACCCGCAATTCGATTGCTCTATGGGAAGCGGTGGGCCGATACAAAAGACGTGTCGAAATCACTCGGTAAGTTTGCATGAAAAAGGCTCATGATACGATCGACAGCTCATCTTCAATACACAGGGGCATTTTCCATAATGGTACTTATTCTCGCGTTGAATGGGACGAGCGAAGCTTACGCCCACGCAGTGATGAAGCCAAATGAACTAAACGGTGCAAATGTTGCGCTTTTGAGCTCGTCGCTGTTGAACATCATGATGTCCATTTATCTTCAGCCTCGGGTTGGACCTACTGGTCTGATAATCTCGAATAGTATTTCGATGTGTTTGCGTTTCGCTTACACGATGCGTTTCGTTGTTAATGAGCGCTTTCGCGGATGCAAGTTGACGATCGCGTCATTCTTACCGCACCATGTTGTTTGTCTTGCGTTTATTGTTTCTCTCGTGACAACAACAGTCACATCGAAGCTTGATATGGGGACACACATTCTTGCTGGTTTCGTTTCCGTTTCGGGTATCCTTATGTCGATTTTATTCTACGAGCGCAACACTCTCACAAACATGGTTGAGTTGAAGACGCGGAGCAAGATGGACTAACGTGTATCATTCGGAACATAGTTTTTGCGCGCGCAGGACGCTCTCCTTGAGAAATAGTGTCTATTAACTAGAGATAGCTAAACACGTAACATTTCTTCCTCTTCACTTTCTTCAAGCCTTGTAAAATTTGTAGCACCGTTCAATGACGCGCTTTGCGCTGCTGCGCCTTCGAGCGTATCTTCTACGTTGACCCCCTTCGTCTCAGGCAATGCTGTCGCCATTAAACATGCAGCAACGGCGAAACCTCCGAATATCAAAAAAGGAAGGGCGGGCTCAAACATTTGAAGCGCGATAATTTGCGGCGCTGCTATTCCACTCACACGAGCGACCAATGAACAAAAACCCAGAGCCGCGCTTCGTACAACTGTTGGAAACAATTCCGTTGTAT from the Micromonas commoda chromosome 8, complete sequence genome contains:
- a CDS encoding predicted protein, translated to MKKKCVEFKVMSRLLPFVVNIMVARRLTPEEYGVPTVHFQLISTIILTCREGFRRALMRDAGSGTADGDVTDASQEAAGWLVIPIGAALSAGVPCAVLRLGGLDMVRIVEKMHMCIDNPYAQAVASYGFSAFLELLAEPFYIRAQRRSRFRLRFVTETVATILRSLVTFYFVNFTEHHVSLGFAYGQLAYGVTILICYAIAQLDFAYFGCALFLGKTSVKWGGTLRLVQTFSTQALLKLFLAEGEKGVLLLVGNADSQGVYGLVSSLGSLFVRIVLQPFEEIAFVAFSKKLDSQTTKRKKIENEAKVFATLMRVSGMLGLLVAVHGPLYSEPAIRLLYGKRWADTKDVSKSLVMKPNELNGANVALLSSSLLNIMMSIYLQPRVGPTGLIISNSISMCLRFAYTMRFVVNERFRGCKLTIASFLPHHVVCLAFIVSLVTTTVTSKLDMGTHILAGFVSVSGILMSILFYERNTLTNMVELKTRSKMD
- a CDS encoding predicted protein; its protein translation is MRSARRALGRDSLASRVWRFRGIIAVISPVFLLVLAIVLLMPSTPSEHLPFSHDHLSASSSGIPERRYRFAVVIDAGSTGSRVHVFRFEVGARGELVLIDDTFEQLKPGLSSFAKEPEKGAASLKPLLATALETVPAAQRASTSVEVRATAGLRMLPGSEADNLLEAVLISLDEYPFAFDKDSVSILDGAEEGAFQWLTMNYLLGNLRGGIENTVATVDLGGGSVQLAYAAEPVHAQNAPPGYFKEMKSGSNTYSVYVYSHLGYGLMAARAAVLGKAEGKASPCVPAGHDGEYIYGGKTHRVKGGKAADALACKSVVDEVLAPEKDCGAHAQKDCSFNGVWDGSRGAGASTFYLSSYLFDRVSQAGLVDPGKPSGDTTPKKILAAAKKACSLSPEQVLQEFKGVEEKDAPYYCHDLSYAHSLLTVGYKLAESGQVTLVKQVTYKDQRVEAAWPLGAALNSLSSA
- a CDS encoding predicted protein; translation: MVRRTAICAIAAIVVLATVTTVSGQTVDACQTRSTPIGVSITETTADGESNTFLGLLAFFGGAVGESETAPMHLAVASDKYGCKPIAQTTDKAVLVWRGGCTFGEKAAAVEAAGGAAMIVVTDEAELTPMSCVGNSTVSIPVMQVLAQDGDQLKSGAAKGASVTFKELKLKGSVDLVASFALLAMASLTIVFGAIWSLSDQGFLFKPKSDDDASQGSGGGREGSGGGIEGLEITEMSAAYFVVFASIVLLVIFFTMQHWVFLIIKGVFCFAAVQGLQALFFAVFESGFKALSKDIDIPVFGTVNQLSVPSVACAVVVVLVWLLNQDATWAWMLQDIMGMSFLVNVLRLVHLPNLKVGALLLVGAMCYDIFWVYIQPHLFGRESVMVKVAKGGEQHESLPMLFLFPRLGGNVGDFSMLGYGDVILPGLLIVHNHLFDNRYNESSKPRLAYLVPSIVAYVAGLLLTFLALHLQVGGQGGQPALCYLVPTVLGGTVAYAHFRGDLKEMWVGSQDDGNDPDGEGERLIGTGSTNSSAV
- a CDS encoding predicted protein, which translates into the protein QRRKEANRESARRSKQRKKEESELLSSKAQELVRESATLRAELEKVQKHVDNLYEENTALRKQISKAGG
- a CDS encoding predicted protein, with product MADELPRLAAELMNTAHVVAKKHNLPRGIFKVGLHLISSSHYIPLLPRLLRGVLNTS